From Deltaproteobacteria bacterium, a single genomic window includes:
- the moeB gene encoding molybdopterin-synthase adenylyltransferase MoeB — translation MSSPVLTPAQYERYRRHLNLPDFGVEGQRKLLDARVLLIGAGGLGCPLAQYLTAAGVGHIGLIDDDVVDTSNLQRQVLYGTDDVGKPKVDVALAKLRAMNPDVDAVGFKTRITSENALELMRPYDVIIDGTDNFPTRYLSNDACVLLGKPTVYGAILRFEGQASTFDAKRGPCYRCLFPEPPPPGAVPSCAEGGVLGILPGVIAMIQATEAVKLITGIGEPLIGRFLHYDALSMRFSEFRFAKDPECPVCGKNPSVTKLIDYEGFCGVTREANAVAEISAAELARALAAKSELLLVDVREPHEFEKARIEGAKLIPLGQLGARLGELADWKQRRVVMHCHKGGRSAKACAQLRDAGFANVANLTGGIDAWSITVDAKVPRY, via the coding sequence ATGTCGTCCCCGGTGCTCACGCCCGCGCAGTACGAGCGCTATCGGCGCCACCTGAACCTCCCCGACTTCGGCGTCGAGGGGCAGCGCAAGCTGCTCGACGCGCGCGTCCTGCTGATCGGCGCCGGCGGGCTCGGCTGTCCGCTCGCGCAGTACCTGACGGCCGCCGGCGTCGGTCACATCGGTCTGATCGACGACGACGTGGTCGACACCTCGAACCTGCAGCGTCAGGTGCTCTACGGCACGGACGACGTGGGGAAGCCGAAGGTGGATGTCGCGTTAGCAAAGCTGCGCGCGATGAACCCCGATGTCGACGCGGTCGGCTTCAAGACGCGCATCACCTCCGAGAACGCGCTCGAGCTGATGCGCCCATACGACGTGATCATCGACGGCACCGACAACTTCCCCACTCGCTACCTCTCGAACGACGCCTGCGTGTTGTTAGGCAAGCCCACCGTGTACGGCGCGATCCTGCGCTTCGAGGGGCAGGCCTCCACCTTCGATGCGAAGCGCGGCCCCTGCTACCGCTGCCTCTTTCCCGAGCCGCCGCCGCCCGGCGCGGTGCCGTCGTGCGCGGAGGGCGGCGTGCTCGGCATCCTGCCCGGCGTGATCGCGATGATTCAGGCGACCGAGGCGGTGAAGCTCATCACCGGCATCGGCGAGCCGCTGATCGGCCGCTTCCTCCACTACGACGCGCTCTCGATGCGCTTCAGCGAGTTCCGCTTCGCGAAGGATCCCGAGTGCCCGGTGTGCGGGAAGAATCCGAGCGTGACGAAGCTGATCGACTACGAAGGCTTCTGCGGCGTCACGCGCGAGGCGAACGCGGTCGCGGAGATCTCCGCCGCCGAGCTGGCGCGCGCGCTCGCGGCGAAGAGCGAGTTGTTGCTGGTGGACGTGCGCGAGCCGCACGAGTTCGAGAAGGCGCGCATCGAGGGCGCGAAGCTGATCCCGCTCGGGCAGCTCGGCGCGCGGCTCGGCGAGCTCGCGGACTGGAAGCAGCGTCGCGTCGTGATGCACTGCCACAAGGGCGGGCGCAGCGCGAAGGCGTGTGCGCAGCTGCGCGACGCGGGCTTCGCGAACGTCGCGAATCTCACGGGCGGGATCGACGCGTGGTCGATCACGGTGGACGCGAAGGTGCCGAGGTACTGA
- a CDS encoding SDR family oxidoreductase, producing the protein MPLSLDLAGRRVLVVGASSGIGRALAEIAAAAGARVTLAARRIDRLESLAAEIRARGASAHAFACDVALDADCRRAVDGAAAALGGLDAFVYAPGLSPLITLDEATREDWRRVLDTNLIGASQITAAAVPHLRASRGRAVYVGSYSARQTLPGISLYSVSKLALSGLVASWRMECPELDFVHVTLGNTSDTEFAASWEPAKAARIIQGWVARGLFPAPKMMPLRAAAEAIAATLATDAFLDEVGVMPRMRDGRVEDVEIALTKQQG; encoded by the coding sequence GTGCCGCTGTCGCTCGATCTCGCTGGCAGGCGCGTGCTCGTGGTCGGGGCGTCCTCGGGGATCGGCCGCGCGCTCGCGGAGATCGCCGCCGCCGCAGGCGCGAGGGTCACGCTCGCCGCGCGGCGCATCGACCGCCTCGAGTCCCTCGCCGCCGAGATCCGCGCGCGCGGTGCGAGCGCCCACGCCTTCGCCTGCGACGTCGCCCTCGATGCCGACTGCCGCCGCGCAGTCGACGGCGCCGCCGCTGCGCTCGGCGGCCTCGACGCCTTCGTATACGCACCCGGTCTCTCGCCGCTGATCACCCTCGACGAGGCGACGCGCGAAGACTGGCGCCGCGTGCTCGACACCAACCTGATCGGCGCCTCGCAGATCACCGCCGCCGCCGTCCCGCACCTGCGCGCGAGCCGCGGCCGCGCGGTCTACGTCGGCTCCTACTCCGCGCGCCAGACGCTGCCGGGCATCTCGCTCTACAGCGTCTCGAAGCTCGCGCTCAGCGGCCTCGTCGCCTCGTGGCGCATGGAGTGCCCGGAGCTCGACTTCGTTCACGTCACGCTCGGCAACACCAGCGACACCGAGTTCGCCGCCAGCTGGGAGCCCGCCAAGGCGGCGCGCATCATCCAAGGCTGGGTCGCGCGCGGCCTCTTCCCGGCGCCGAAGATGATGCCGCTGCGCGCGGCCGCCGAAGCGATCGCGGCGACGCTCGCTACCGACGCGTTCCTCGACGAAGTGGGCGTGATGCCGCGCATGCGCGACGGCCGCGTCGAGGACGTCGAGATCGCGCTCACGAAGCAACAGGGCTAG